The nucleotide sequence GCAACAACTTTTTCCAGTACTTTAGAGAGGAATGGGAGATTGGATGCGTAATGACATGATATTACCTTAATCTATCTCTAGCTAGATTAATATAGAACATGGATGGATAGATTGCATATTAagctttaaaaactttattgaaagTGTTCTAGGCTTATCAGAAAAAACCTGTTACTGACTTTTATAAATCAACtctgttttaaagctttttagaATGATGTCATTAAACTTTTATGTAACATTCAATATTGTTTATTATATTGGAATTTTTAGCTTTGAGTAAAAATGCTTTTGACCCACTGTTTTTCTTCGTGCAACTCGCTTATTACAGTGTTGCTCAACATCTACAGTGTTGCTCAACATCTACAGTGTTGCTCAACATCTACAGTGTTGCTCAACATCTACAGTGTTGCTCAACATCTACAGCGTTGCTTTACATCTACAGTGTTGCTCAACATCTACAGCATTGCTTTACATCTACAGTGTTGCTCAACATCTACAGCGTTGGTTTACATCTACAGCGTTGCTTTACATTTCCAAGCAACAACAATTAGAAGGCAGAAGAAAGATTTTCCTAAAGAAAGTTAAAACTGGTGAAAGCAGGCAGTGACTGTAGAGACAGGAAGTGGACAGCAAAGTACTTCCTGTCTCCTTCTCTGCTGTTTTCTGTGGTTATTTTATCTGGAAATGGCTgcaaataacattaaataacaaaacttTAAGTCTCACCTTAATAGAAACTGCAGATGTTTATATAAATTAGTTCTTTCTTCAGTAAAGTTACTCCCAGTGGAGAGTAGCCGCATATTTTACTTCTTCagaatatttactctggtaaaAGTAAGAAGTACGTTGCAGTAAAACTGCTCCTAGAAGTACAACTTGTTCAGAAAGTTActtaaatgtaactagttactgcTAACCTCTGTCGAGGACTAACGCCTCCATACCTGGgtctacatttgtttttatcggTCTTTACTGCATGTTTATTAGCGACCATAGTCCCATCCTGGAGGCTGTAAGGTTTTATTTTCGCCCCGCTGATGCAGCAGCAGTCAGTGAGCCGTTCATGATGAAGGGAAACTGAAACTTAAGGAAAGAGAGGCAGTGGCTATATCAGAGCTGACTGAGATGTTAGTGCCACAGACTGAAGATGGGTGTTCAGGGCTTGACCTCCTTCATAGAGAACCACCAGAACTTGTACCGGGAGGTCCGGTTCAGCAGGAGCCGGCTGGTGATCGACGGCTGCAACCTCAAGTACCTGCTGTACTTCAGCTCAGGTGAGACTCACCTGTGTGAGCTGCAGATTAGTTTCAAGAGTGAATACATGGAATTTAGCTTTTAAAGCTCTTTGGATAtagagaatttcagtgaattttcATGTAGTCATCAGGGATTTATTCGTGTTATTCCTCATCattcaaacatttattattactttttatgGAGCTTTCCTCCAATCTgtttatggcttttagttttgGCTTTTGATCCGGTAGAAACTGttcatttacttttattttctagaTGCCTTTGCTGGATTGTTGTTGACACGttgattttatttctacttttaattGTTTCATCAGTCTAAGATtccaatctttttttaaatttgaatgaTTGTTTTAGTTGAGCCTATTAAAATACCTTATAAATAGGCTGAGTTTATGGCTGCTGTAGATGGGTGGAACCGTTGTAGTTACCATGACTCAGAATcagatgactgagaatctgcacAGGCGGGTCCGTCTGGTTGATTAACAAGCCATCGCTATATGTAGGagccaattattttttgttattaattaaattttaatttttttgtggatAATCTAGTTaaggtaatttattttactttattgtttgatatttgttttgagATTATGTTTTggttatttagttatttttctttgctttttggttAGTTATGAGTAATTCGGGTAGGTTAAGTTTACAAACAGGCTGTCGGTAGTAGGACCAGCATGCATCTGGGTgggcatgtgtttttttttttttacctgcccaagagaagcagggaggaaaatgtttgtcaatttctgtttgcttgctcgcaaaggagaaataaaccacaaactaaaCGACTTTACctggaaaatttattttttttgcctgtgtAAATTACTCGTCCAAGGTGCATCTGTGGCCCTTGTGGATTTTTGGAGAAATCAAAGCTGGGCCACAACACTACTGATTAATGTTAAACCAAACAGGCTGATTATTATGATGATTTTAAGTTTGAAAAACCTGCAGCTGAAAGACAAAATGACTGATCTGCTCATTTCAACTCAGTTTCTGTTATCTAGCATCACTAAATCCAGGTGAAACATCCGTGGAACAGCAACAGCCGGTAGTGACACTTTGGTTTAGTGAATTATTCAGAATCAAAAGAACACAGATTCTGTGCTGATGCATTCAGTAACTACAGAGCTCTGTATAGCTGCTCCCAACTTTTTCTAACTGGTTGATGCAAGTGCAATTATCCAACTGATGGTTCCAAACGTTTATTACAGGATTTTCCGTCATACAAACGCTCAAGACCACCGTGAACACTGCAAAATACACGGTGGAAAATATTCATCAGTGAAACCGTCATGTTCCCTTATATGAATTATCAgctgaaactgaaacaaacatAAATTCTCTCAATTGTCCATACCGTATGCCCCTCCAACCAGAAGGTTAGGAGTTGCTAGAAGTCCTTACAAGTCCATTTCTTCTATATTTCAGTCTCTTGCCTTTACTCTTGCACACGCCGACTGAGTATAAACGAAACTCAGAATTTTTACATCAAAGACATCACGCGAGAAAGTGATGACCCAATCAGTGACGTCTCCATCTGACATTATTACAATATATCCCCGAAGTATGTACATATTAATcaaaaaatccacaaatatGAAATAgatattaaaagtaaaacatattcatattcacaaaaaataaaataaattcacacaAAAAATGCTTATGTAACTGCGTTCGCTACATCCTCTCTGCTAggctagtgaagcttaactaaaactactaagcaaaatgaagataaaagaagctaaggaactatgtacacactaaaagaaacacaaaagacaaaaatagtTGATCATCataagaataattcagtgaatcctggttcaatgcagatctgacttaaagaaccaaagttcatcttaaagaacatggaatggcattaaattagcttaactaattccgAACATTTtatatgtgtttcaacccattcacaatgcaaatcctgagttaaaacattatttgagaaaataacattttaaagaatgatttgcctAGTAAAATTGTTAACTTTAGAAACGCTTGATTTTACTAATGCGATAATACCTCCAAGAGGCTAGGGGTCGCCGTAGTGATCGGTCTCTAAAATCagctaatcctaaagttaaataaaacacctttaaatcgacattaatattacatattaatgctgtaataacgctcatagcactatcgaacgatggtggagcaaaaggaaacaaactttgtttgAAATTAGCCTTTTTCGTGCCTGTCCGGGAACCGGAAGTTGCCAGaagctaaatagcattttggctagcgtaTTTTCGGCACTAACTTAAAAATCTTCGgctttatttttagccataaTGAGTGAGCtggataaaataaacattaacatgtaattaatgtatgaaacccttgtggagataacgtttcttataaccataaaaatatACTTGAATCGCATTGGTAATGACATGGTATCAACTTGCTAGCGGGAGCTACTTGGtagctccatgtgtttaaaaacacgaTGTACGCATCACACAAGCTTTCCAAACAAACCCTTCTACTTTGCCTGtggtttctctgccaaacctgtcggtgtCTCGCgtgagttcggttcactttggccatccaaggaagagaGCAGTGGAAAGCAGGGGATACGTTGGCGCTTTCAACAGCGGACATGCGGCTCTGCGGCTATGAGCTAGCCGAAACGTGGCCGGGGAAAGCCTTAGCTTGGGAAAGTGGGTCCTGTGCCTGCTTTTCTGGCTCCGTCTGGAGTCCGCTgaggaaacaaaacacagctggCATAATAGACGGATTCGTTCACTTTgacatctgttttaagcagaagtgagagacttatctttgattCGGTTGACAGTTTTCCCATGCCAGTCTGGTCCTCTGGACAATGAGAGATTTCCCCCTTTTGCTGTCCCAACAAAACAGCAGGAAATGAGTTTCAGAGAGGCACATTTTTACTCAGCTTGTGGGTCTTTCGGGCCCCGTGAGGCCCCACGGTGGCTGGCCTCCCCAGCCAGCCGCTCCTCGAGAGCCCCAGGAAAGGAGTGAGGTGATAGTGAGGGGTGCAGTCTGCTCTCATGGCAGCTTCCCTGTCTGTATCTGCTCAAAGTGTGAAATTCCTTTTGCTCTCAACCCCATTTTGAGTTGTTCTCTGGTTACatggtcagaattcaatctgacatcaatttTCTCATTATAGCTTTAACATCATGGAACAACAAGACAGAAAAGTTCTGTAGGAAAACATGAACAGTTCAAGAATCTGTAGCAGGacagggttctggttctggtcagcAGTCTGATCTCTGTTCTGTGGTTGTTTCAGGTCTGGATGAGAACCATGGTGGGGAGTATGCTGCCTATGAGAGCTTGATTGAGAGTTTCATCACAGCTCTCAGAACCTGTGAGATCGCCCCGTACGTGGTTCTGGATGGAGGTTCTGATGTAACCGATAGAAAGGTGGAAACAGTGGCAAAGAGGTCTGAGGATCGGGTCCAGAGAGCCCATGAAGCAGCAGCCAGCGGCAAACAGATGAAAATCCTCCCTCGGATGGCTGATTTTGTCTTCAGACAGACGCTGGCCCGGCTAGAGGTTCCCATGGCCCAATGTTTTGAAGAAGCTGACCAGGAGATAGCGGCCCTGGCCTCAGAGTGGCAGTGCCCGGTTCTCTCCAACGACAGCGACTTCTACGTCTTCCACCTGCCTGCTGGATTTCTGCCCACGTCTCACTTCCAGTGGAAGGAGGTGAAAGGCAGCGGCTCCAGGAGCTACATCTCCTGCAGGAGATTCTACACCTCCAGCTTCTGCGCCTTCTTCGGACTCCAGCACCAGCTCCTGCCGGCCTTCGCCGCCTTGGCGGGTAACGACTACGTGAAGCAGAGTAGGATCAAATGGGCTCAGTTTGTCCCGGCAGGCAGGGAGACAAACCGCCCACAGCTGGAGGGGCTGCTCTGCTGGCTGAAGAACTTCCAGGATCCTCAGGAAGCCTTGGAGGCCGCTGTGGTCCTGATGGGACAACTGAGCGAGAACAAGAAGGAGGTCCTGCACAGACTGCATGTGGGGATGGAGGAGTATGAGCCACGTGGGAGCAAGCTGAGCAGGTTCTTCCTCCATGGAGCACCGCCTGAGTTTCCAGCACTGGAAGAGGTGATCAGACCCTTATCTCTAAAACCTGGTTGCACCAGAACCCCTTCATCTAGAACCCAAACGAGCTTAGGCTAGGAGTGATGTTGAATGTAAGAACTTTCTAAGGTGCTGTGAAATCTTCAGGTGTTCCAGTCACCGTGACTCAGAAGACAGAGTCTGCACAGGACACATCTGTGTGGGTTTAGTCTGGATGATTTATGCCAGAGAGATGTTTGCATCTGAAGGTGACGGACAATAAGGTTGTCTTCTCAGACAGACAGAAGAAATACGTCATCACTGACTTTAAGACTTGCAGACCTACAGCTGATTGCAGCTGCAGGTTGCAGGTGAAGTTCAGACCTAACATTTACTGAATCTGCAGGTAGATCTAGATCTGAGCAGGAGTCAGGACTGGAAGCGAGTCTGGAAACCACGTTTGATGCTGAAATGAAAGTGTTGTCTCCTTTAGGAAGTGGACCTCGTCCCACACTGGATGTTGCTGCCTCTGACTGGAGCCCGGCTAGCTCCGGAGGTCCTGGATGTGCTGCGGCTCCACAAGATGGGTCTCGGTTGTGCAGTTGAGCCTGAAGATCTGCCCAGCACCAACCTGACCTCCAGGCCGCTCCGACAGGTGATGTACGGGCTGCTGCTGGGCAGAAGGACGTCTGTTCTGGTGAATGAAATAGACAGAGAAGGTCTGCAGCTGACATGCATCCCAGTCAAACCAGTGTTCACCAGAGTCAGTGAGAGGCTGAGACTCTGCTCCCTGCAGGAGGTGAGTTCATCCTTACTTCTGCTCTTCCTGTCCTCACCTGTACCTGAGTCTCAGTAGAGCTCTCACAGATAACACTGAcgctcttcctcctccatgcTGACCACCAGGCGGCGCTGTCGGACCGTCTGCGGGTCTTACTGGAAGCTCTGGGAGTGAGCGAGGAGTCTCTGGGCCTCCTGCCTCCTCGGCTGAAGCTCCCAGCAGCCGTCACCTGCTACTGGCTGCAGAGAGCTCAGCCTCCTCCAGACCTGCTGAAGGCGCTGCTGCAGGGGATGAGCAACGAGAGCACGCCCACTCCCACCACAGGTAGCTGCAGCCGCAGAACATTATAGGAAAATAACGTATTTTGTGggtgtgctggtgaagattctcagtcatccaggtcatggtcattccaaaaaaagtaaaaaaaatgaaacaactgGAGATTtttttgaagacgtttcgcttccttgagaattgagaaagctttctggattggaaacgaaacgtcttcaaactttaaaaaaagtccagttgtttaggttttttttacttttttggaagtCTGCAGTCGGAGGAGATCCTGGAGCAGAGTCAGAACTCCCTGCAGGGATGCAGTCTGGCCTGGGAGCTTCCTGGGATCATCAGGTAGAAGCTAGAGAGTGGGGATGGTTGGTTTCCATCCTGTAACCCAGACCCCAACAGATGAAGGGCGGCTGGATGGTATAAGACAACTTCTGAGAAATCTGGTGGCAAATGCATAGAATTCAACCTACTCATTCTTGGAGGAATAATAATcacctttatttgtcattgcgaCATCCATTCcagtgaaatgtgtcctctgcatcgTGCCTCGGGGCGCTGATGGCACCCAGGCAGCGTTCTGGGCTGGccgtcttgctcagggacccagagtggtgGTCTGTGGGATTTAAACCAGGAaactcagaatcagaatcagaatcagacatactttaataatcccagggggaaattgttgtttcagtacaatcgccataacatgaacaaacaaacatcacaaacatttcagggggagacgatttacttacacggtgcccacagggcgctgccattactctgtgaaaagatagaggccacaaaaaaaagggaaggtgagagggaaaaaacataactcatactttatcctattaCAGGACACAGTctgagatatcaaaaaacctcttgcacaaaaagcacaaataatacgagacacatatagcagaaggatAGCATTGTAGATTTGTCTACAggggggggggcgtggttgAAGTCCCCTGTAATCAGTAggagggcggggggggggggggctctgtctGCAGCTTATTTACTGTGCCGTGGATCCGCTCACATGCAGCAGCGGCGTCCGCGGAGGGGGGGGTAtaagttacctgactccgccagatagatttgctccgcatatccatctggaaaccttccgttgaagtaattttgggaaggggcgaaaatactggttagctgattggcctatgttggtgatagacgggccaaataaaccaatcagattcgtcgtcactctgttacgagcgacgacgaaaacacaaccacaagccaagctactcatgctgctgcaggtaaaggctcgttagctcagcaaagaaatactctgtaattctgataaaacttgctccatagccacgctaacgctagtttcatcggctgaagccgccatgttctttagactgaactgttgcgcttcccgttgcgtcacacctcaacccgcctcaaagccaacgctgattggacgttcgtttggtgaacggctccaaattttctttaacggagagtagccagactgatctgcgagtgaaaccttgaaagctcgcgagatcaggatggtctcacgaggctaggatataagcatagacataatataagagtagacgcgtgaTTGGACGATTCTactgctgcgatgcgtcagagcgtccgccatcttaaatgtggcaaatctgcagttactcagtcacttaaacagcatcagagggactttaatctctgaatatactttgtattcgtagtatttttttggtaatattacaagtttattttcgtatctctttagcttcattctcctgaatttattctcctaaagaataaaaatatttaaaataatctaacctggtcctattactccaggagtgaaataattctgcaaactgtga is from Fundulus heteroclitus isolate FHET01 chromosome 3, MU-UCD_Fhet_4.1, whole genome shotgun sequence and encodes:
- the aste1a gene encoding protein asteroid homolog 1, which codes for MGVQGLTSFIENHQNLYREVRFSRSRLVIDGCNLKYLLYFSSGLDENHGGEYAAYESLIESFITALRTCEIAPYVVLDGGSDVTDRKVETVAKRSEDRVQRAHEAAASGKQMKILPRMADFVFRQTLARLEVPMAQCFEEADQEIAALASEWQCPVLSNDSDFYVFHLPAGFLPTSHFQWKEVKGSGSRSYISCRRFYTSSFCAFFGLQHQLLPAFAALAGNDYVKQSRIKWAQFVPAGRETNRPQLEGLLCWLKNFQDPQEALEAAVVLMGQLSENKKEVLHRLHVGMEEYEPRGSKLSRFFLHGAPPEFPALEEEVDLVPHWMLLPLTGARLAPEVLDVLRLHKMGLGCAVEPEDLPSTNLTSRPLRQVMYGLLLGRRTSVLVNEIDREGLQLTCIPVKPVFTRVSERLRLCSLQEAALSDRLRVLLEALGVSEESLGLLPPRLKLPAAVTCYWLQRAQPPPDLLKALLQGMSNESTPTPTTALQRASSKRKVDMRVAYVFNQWQVCLKDGVRLNQLLGFPLPEPDVARLYQGTLVHQLVHRMRTGGRLKTLLKSDGPSKKLYRTMLSMVLQSQAQRVLVASENLQKAPTHQQQNLKDLKDLKDLSTNLQQLFLQHQDEETENEVQTAMAAQEELRLQEEHLLVRTRYRTKERSSRCSKPELARKEECRGWDLL